The Anastrepha ludens isolate Willacy chromosome 2, idAnaLude1.1, whole genome shotgun sequence DNA window CATAGCGATTAAaatagatttttattaattcattttatttttaaaaataaacttttatttggaCTACCCTGTATTTCCATCTGCGTTTTAAGTTAAATACATTGTACGATACTTAAAGTAAGATTCTCACTTAAAAAAGTTCCATTTGCAGACTCAGCAATGCCAATGGTTGATCAGCGAAAATGTGGGCTGTAACCCTGAAGAATTCTTTAGGAAATTGATTAGTTCAGCGATTTCTGCGCTTTATAAAACCAACCGTTAAGCGCTTGCAACAGCTTACAAATAACTAAGCTCTGCGCGGGTGTAAAATTCCGCACAAATTTCGAAatggaaaatatgaaattttatgccATTTTAATGCTGTTGGCCACTTGCAGCAGTGGCGTGTTGGCCGCACCCAGGTTTAAGACGGAGCGCACCCAATTACGTAAGATGTACGTTTTTGCTTTTACACTTCTCaactatacatttttaatttttctattttcgatAGCATCTTTTGTGAAAGTTTGCCATCGCAGTGATCCGAATTTGGATATGTGCGCACGCCAATCGCTGCTCGCTTTGAAAGACCTATTTAATTATGGAATTCCAGAGCTATTCATACCACCCATCGCGCCGTTGGTGGTGCCCGAGATTAAAATGTATCAGGACTCGGGCGCAATTTATCTGCACTCAACCTTCAAAAATATCACCATAAATAATTTGGCCAATTTCACGCTCAACGAGCTGCACATTGATCCGGAGAAAATGAGATTGTCGCTGTTGATGAGCATTCCGAATGTGACCATGGACGGGAAGTATGCGATGAGTGCCAAAATTATGATGATGCCTTTAGGTGGCGAGGGCGATTTCAGGGCGAATTTCAGTGAGTCTCCTTGTTAGCGAAAAGTGTTTATTGATTAATAACTGTTTTGTATTAATTCTTTGCTAGCCGATGTCGAATTGGACACAGTAATTACCGCAGAGCGTTACGTGAAAGATGATCGCGTATTTGGCAAAGTGAAGGATGTGAAGGTGCAGTATACGCTGGGTAAGGCGCAATTGCATTTGAGCAATCTCTTTAATGGCGATGAAGCGCTGGGCGAGcgtatgaatacatttttgaatgaGAATTTCAATTCACTTTCGGATGAGTTACGGCCGCTGCTGGAAAGTTCAATATCGGATATTGTGCGCGCCTCGGCGGTGAAAATCTTCGATACTTACAGTTTTGATGACTTGCTGCCGGAATGATTTCTTGCAAAGATGTAAATtaggaaaattaaaagtaaagtgTTTTTTATAAGTAACGTATTTGTAGTTTGCGACTTGGGTCTTCAAAACCAGCAGAAAATAATTTCcttagaaaaagaaagaaaaataatatcaatatAAGACGATCGAAGTGTTGATctatttagtttttcaaaaaacttgtttGTTGTTGATGTGTCTCGGATTAATATATTAGTTTAAAGATGCTTCGATGGAACTCTCTTGAAATGTATGTTAGTAttggatttaaatttttctgctatagccgaattggttgatgcgtgactactattcggaagtgtGTAGGTTCGCATCTCCAtctagtccgggagccaggggtcattttgacctcatcatttcatgccgattGATTATcataatataataatgatggtcagctgcgtttatagcggtgggtcAGCCGAAGCaaaaatgtatcattgcgttcatacatctcggcggcgcgtggaattttcaatgattcggctgacccaccgctataaacgcaacTGGCcagcattattatatttttatgtgtccaaaattatgtaaaaaaaaaattcaatcggcataaagtagttttactttttaatttattttacaagttcgcctgttcagctgacgtattttcccccctctacggcgcagctgactttattttttattctactaaatgtcaacaatacatgaaaaaaatttcagccggtataaaatgagttggtggactttttttttcgacacgtttcgtaccctcccacaatcacacccaccgctagtgcgccagctgacgttcactttcgttattcatgaaggctaaatcacaagtatagtcaagaatttaaaggta harbors:
- the LOC128868142 gene encoding circadian clock-controlled protein daywake; amino-acid sequence: MENMKFYAILMLLATCSSGVLAAPRFKTERTQLPSFVKVCHRSDPNLDMCARQSLLALKDLFNYGIPELFIPPIAPLVVPEIKMYQDSGAIYLHSTFKNITINNLANFTLNELHIDPEKMRLSLLMSIPNVTMDGKYAMSAKIMMMPLGGEGDFRANFTDVELDTVITAERYVKDDRVFGKVKDVKVQYTLGKAQLHLSNLFNGDEALGERMNTFLNENFNSLSDELRPLLESSISDIVRASAVKIFDTYSFDDLLPE